A single window of Nicotiana sylvestris chromosome 3, ASM39365v2, whole genome shotgun sequence DNA harbors:
- the LOC104215902 gene encoding proline-rich receptor-like protein kinase PERK15, translating to MSFGPPGVASGPTLPFLPSDNATAPPPPVDPSITPPSTGVASPPSPATLIIPPPTSGNGTSRTGAPSSNSTTLVALGVGIGIGGALVLICVGIFAIWYKRRKRRLGLDGFGHAPSQGPKDNFFGGQHHQWKQNAPPSAENMVRIPLNPSPPPAVTSGSQVSSVDGSTPPLPPSNLSFSRTTFTYQELANATDNFSVTNLLGQGGFGYVYKGVFRDGKEVAIKQLKVGSGQGEREFQAEVEIISRVHHKHLVSLVGHCISGVQRLLVYEFVPNKTLEFHLHEKGDITAGKEHSPLSWETRMRIALGSARGLAYLHEDCHPKIIHRDIKASNILIDDNFDAKVADFGLARLNYDTDTHVSTRVMGTFGYLAPEYALTGKLTDKSDVFSFGVMLLEIITGRRPIDKAQHYLDDNIVDWARPLLTQALDDGNFDTLADPRLEKNYDSTEMTRMVTCAAVCVRHLARCRPRMSQIVRALEGNLPLDDLNEGLRPGHSGIYESYGSSDFDSAQYKEDLKKFRKMALESQAQNSSECSGPTSEFGPHPSGSSSEGLRTTQDTHPSIDGRRDIRIE from the exons ATGTCTTTTGGGCCTCCGGGAGTGGCGTCGGGCCCAACGTTACCGTTTTTGCCGTCGGATAATGCAACTGCTCCACCACCTCCGGTGGACCCCAGTATAACTCCTCCGTCTACAGGCGTTGCTAGTCCGCCGTCTCCGGCGACCTTGATAATTCCGCCGCCTACATCGGGTAATGGAACCTCTAGAACGGGTGCTCCGTCGTCGAACAGTACTACTTTAGTGGCACTAGGAGTAGGAATTGGGATTGGGGGAGCACTTGTGCTTATTTGCGTGGGCATTTTTGCCATTTGGTATAAGAGGAGAAAAAGGCGTCTTGGATTGGATGGTTTTGGTCATGCTCCTTCACAAGGCCCCAAAG ATAATTTTTTTGGAGGTCAACATCATCAATGGAAACAAAATGCTCCTCCATCAGCAGAAAACATGGTGAGGATACCACTAAATCCCTCTCCTCCACCAGCTGTTACATCAGGTTCACAAGTATCGTCAGTAGATGGATCTACTCCTCCACTGCCACCTTCCAACTTGAGTTTCTCCAGAACTACATTTACCTATCAAGAATTAGCAAATGCTACCGATAACTTCTCTGTTACCAACCTCCTTGGTCAGGGTGGTTTTGGATATGTATACAAGGGAGTATTCCGTGATGGGAAGGAGGTTGCAATTAAGCAACTAAAAGTTGGAAGTGGGCAGGGAGAGCGTGAATTTCAAGCAGAGGTGGAGATTATTAGTCGCGTTCATCACAAGCATCTTGTTTCATTGGTTGGACACTGCATTTCAGGGGTCCAGAGGTTGTTAGTTTATGAGTTTGTCCCAAACAAAACCTTGGAGTTCCACTTGCATG AAAAAGGAGACATAACAGCAGGCAAGGAGCATTCTCCACTAAGCTGGGAAACTAGGATGAGAATTGCTTTAGGCTCTGCAAGAGGATTGGCGTATCTGCACGAAGACT GTCATCCCAAGATCATACATCGTGATATCAAGGCCTCCAATATTCTTATTGATGATAATTTTGATGCAAAG GTGGCTGATTTTGGGCTTGCGAGGTTGAATTATGACACTGATACTCACGTGTCCACACGAGTAATGGGAACTTTTGG GTACTTAGCTCCTGAGTATGCTCTTACTGGGAAATTGACTGACAAGTCTGATGTCTTCTCTTTTGGAGTCATGCTTTTGGAGATTATAACTGGACGACGGCCAATTGATAAAGCTCAACACTACCTTGATGATAATATTGTTGACTGG GCGAGGCCTTTGCTTACCCAGGCCCTGGATGATGGCAATTTTGATACTCTAGCCGATCCAAGGTTGGAGAAGAATTATGACTCTACTGAGATGACCCGCATGGTTACTTGTGCTGCTGTTTGTGTGCGCCATCTGGCACGTTGCAGGCCTCGTATGAGTCAG ATTGTCAGAGCTTTAGAAGGAAATTTGCCGTTGGATGATTTAAATGAAGGACTTAGACCTGGACATAGTGGTATATATGAATCTTATGGGAGCTCGGATTTCGACTCTGCCCAGTACAAGGAAGACCTTAAGAAATTTAGAAAGATGGCACTAGAAAGCCAGGCACAGAACTCTAGTGAATGCAGTGGACCTACCAGCGAATTCGGCCCACATCCCTCCGGTTCAAGTAGTGAAGGCCTAAGAACAACTCAAGATACACACCCTAGTATTGATGGTCGACGAGACATTAGAATAGAGTAG